One Sediminicola sp. YIK13 DNA segment encodes these proteins:
- a CDS encoding sigma-70 family RNA polymerase sigma factor: MRQLKITKQVTNRETASLDKYLQEIGKVDLITADEEVELAQRIKAGDQAALEKLTKANLRFVVSVAKQYQNQGLTLPDLINEGNLGLIKAAQRFDETRGFKFISYAVWWIRQSILQALAEQSRIVRLPLNKIGSINKINKTFAFLEQAHERQPSAEEIAKELDMTVEDVKQSLKNSGRHVSMDAPLIDGEDSNLYDVLRSGESPNPDRELLHESLRTEIERALETLTPREADVIRLYFGLAGQHSMTLEEIGETFDLTRERVRQIKEKAIRRLKHTSRSKILKTYLG; the protein is encoded by the coding sequence ATGAGACAGCTTAAGATTACAAAACAGGTTACCAACAGGGAAACCGCCTCCTTGGACAAATACTTGCAAGAAATTGGCAAAGTAGACCTTATTACAGCAGATGAAGAAGTAGAATTGGCACAACGTATCAAGGCCGGTGACCAGGCCGCACTTGAGAAATTGACCAAGGCAAACCTTCGTTTTGTCGTTTCTGTTGCCAAGCAATATCAAAACCAAGGCCTTACCCTACCCGATTTGATCAATGAGGGGAATTTGGGATTGATCAAGGCTGCACAGCGTTTTGACGAAACAAGGGGTTTTAAATTTATCTCCTATGCTGTTTGGTGGATTCGTCAGTCCATTCTACAGGCATTGGCAGAACAGTCGCGTATAGTGCGTTTGCCATTGAACAAAATTGGTTCTATCAACAAGATCAACAAAACCTTTGCTTTCTTGGAGCAGGCTCACGAAAGACAGCCTTCTGCAGAAGAGATCGCAAAAGAATTGGATATGACTGTTGAGGACGTAAAACAATCTTTAAAGAATTCTGGCCGTCACGTATCCATGGATGCTCCTTTGATTGATGGGGAAGATTCTAACCTTTACGATGTATTGCGTAGTGGGGAGTCTCCAAATCCTGACAGGGAATTGTTGCATGAATCTTTGCGTACGGAAATAGAGCGTGCATTGGAAACCTTAACACCAAGGGAAGCGGATGTGATCCGTTTGTACTTTGGTCTTGCAGGACAGCATTCTATGACCTTGGAAGAAATTGGAGAGACTTTTGACCTTACAAGGGAACGCGTTCGCCAGATCAAGGAAAAGGCGATCAGAAGATTAAAACACACTTCTAGAAGCAAGATTTTAAAAACATATTTGGGCTAG
- a CDS encoding YybH family protein yields MKTKLLTLLTFFSLLSITLTHAQESSLGKDVREVLDQYGSAVGSKSFSKMADCFHDDAMILPEGKPIVKGRKEIIESFKWFESLDFAEQFIIEEVITAGEYSIARTRNIGSWKDPKTAESGNFEVKGLLILKPDQNGDLKIYRYMFNNNGK; encoded by the coding sequence ATGAAAACAAAACTACTTACACTTTTAACTTTTTTTTCCCTCTTATCAATAACTTTAACCCATGCGCAAGAAAGCAGCTTAGGAAAGGACGTTAGGGAAGTGCTTGATCAATACGGGAGTGCTGTGGGCAGTAAATCATTCTCAAAGATGGCAGACTGCTTCCACGACGATGCGATGATCTTACCGGAGGGGAAACCAATTGTTAAAGGCCGTAAAGAAATCATAGAAAGTTTCAAATGGTTTGAATCCCTTGACTTTGCTGAACAGTTCATCATTGAAGAAGTAATCACGGCAGGTGAATATAGTATCGCCCGAACTAGAAATATAGGAAGCTGGAAAGATCCAAAGACGGCTGAAAGTGGAAACTTTGAAGTGAAAGGATTGCTGATATTAAAACCCGATCAAAATGGGGATTTAAAGATTTACAGGTATATGTTCAATAATAATGGAAAATAA
- a CDS encoding DUF6090 family protein, with protein MIKFFRKIRQNLLSEGKTEKYLKYAVGEIILVVIGILIALSINNWNENRKKIAQEQSILERLQADITSDLIDITSQMGTIKENTKQLSFCVDVILGNSESNLLDFRKNFSPILSLTFFDQNKTTFNNIVSSEQIEVIKNKKLADSITKYYNFNYKGWDTAMLDYTRNIIAPFMLNFDHMPLASEGTENENFTKIDINNSKIIPKTIKDYQEEVFILNSLRQKIYNMEGQQLAYENLKIYMGKLLKQLNNELEYQK; from the coding sequence ATGATTAAATTCTTTCGAAAAATTAGACAAAACTTGCTTTCAGAGGGAAAAACTGAAAAGTATTTGAAATATGCTGTGGGAGAAATTATTCTTGTTGTCATTGGAATTTTGATTGCATTATCAATCAATAATTGGAATGAAAATCGGAAAAAAATTGCTCAGGAACAATCCATTCTTGAAAGACTACAAGCAGATATAACATCAGATTTAATTGACATTACATCACAAATGGGTACCATTAAAGAGAACACAAAACAATTGAGTTTTTGTGTAGATGTCATTCTTGGAAATTCAGAATCTAACCTATTGGACTTTCGAAAAAATTTTAGCCCCATACTTAGTTTAACTTTCTTCGACCAAAACAAAACAACATTCAACAATATTGTTTCATCGGAACAAATAGAAGTTATTAAAAACAAAAAGCTGGCAGATTCTATTACTAAATATTACAATTTTAATTATAAAGGCTGGGATACAGCAATGCTGGATTATACCAGAAATATAATTGCTCCTTTTATGTTAAATTTTGATCACATGCCATTAGCAAGTGAAGGAACCGAAAATGAGAATTTTACAAAAATTGATATTAATAATTCTAAGATTATTCCAAAAACCATAAAGGATTATCAAGAGGAGGTGTTTATTTTAAATAGCTTAAGACAAAAGATATATAATATGGAAGGACAGCAACTGGCCTACGAAAATTTAAAAATTTACATGGGGAAATTACTTAAACAATTAAATAACGAACTTGAATATCAAAAATAA
- the rpsO gene encoding 30S ribosomal protein S15: protein MYLTKEVKAEIFKKHGESEKNTGSAEGQIALFTHRINHLTEHLKRNRKDFNTERSLVMLVGKRRSLLDYLIKKDITRYRAIIKELNIRK from the coding sequence ATGTATTTAACTAAGGAAGTAAAGGCAGAGATCTTTAAAAAACACGGCGAATCTGAGAAGAACACAGGTTCAGCAGAAGGACAAATCGCTTTGTTCACACACAGAATCAACCATTTAACTGAGCACTTAAAAAGAAACCGTAAGGATTTCAACACTGAGCGTTCCCTAGTTATGTTGGTAGGTAAAAGAAGAAGCCTATTAGATTATTTGATCAAAAAGGATATCACAAGATATCGTGCTATTATCAAAGAATTGAACATCAGAAAATAA
- the xerA gene encoding site-specific tyrosine recombinase/integron integrase, with protein sequence MDRLKNITLKHLVIGEQRRIGLQFYSDKVLNAMAQSLPDISFSNEYQLFHIPHTKDHLGQIFKTFRGVAWLNCAHFFEKLPTGKQEQKATSHQIDRIRIQTICPPEYLQKLELKMYAENTICTYISCFEQFLKAHAGTDPQQLHEGDIRSYLHSLVREGKSHSYVNQAINSIKFYYEIVLGLPNRFYSIERPRKKRKLPSVLSKQEVADMIKTTKNMKHRAILGLLYASGLRRGEVLNLKIKDIDSDRMMIKVTQGKGNKDRYTVLSKSVLGDLRSYYSYTKPLHYLFEGPNGRPYSGSSILQVVYQAASRAGIQRKVTPHMLRHSFATHLLENGTDLRYIQLLLGHGSTKTTEIYTYVATNSFKDIEDLLP encoded by the coding sequence ATGGACCGATTAAAAAACATCACCTTAAAACATCTTGTCATTGGTGAACAGCGCCGGATTGGACTTCAGTTCTACTCGGACAAGGTATTGAATGCCATGGCCCAGAGCTTACCGGACATTTCTTTCAGCAATGAATACCAACTGTTCCACATCCCCCATACCAAGGACCACCTCGGCCAGATCTTTAAAACCTTTAGAGGGGTGGCCTGGTTGAACTGTGCCCATTTTTTCGAGAAACTACCTACGGGGAAACAGGAACAAAAAGCGACATCCCACCAAATAGACAGAATAAGGATACAAACTATTTGTCCGCCTGAATATTTACAGAAACTGGAACTGAAAATGTACGCAGAAAACACTATATGCACCTATATTTCCTGTTTTGAACAGTTCCTCAAGGCCCATGCAGGAACGGATCCCCAACAATTGCACGAAGGGGACATACGCTCCTACCTTCACTCCCTGGTCAGGGAAGGCAAATCCCATTCCTATGTCAACCAGGCCATCAATAGCATTAAATTCTACTACGAAATTGTCCTGGGGCTGCCCAATAGATTCTATAGTATTGAACGGCCTCGTAAAAAAAGAAAACTGCCTTCGGTCCTATCAAAACAAGAAGTGGCGGACATGATAAAAACTACCAAAAACATGAAACACAGGGCCATTTTGGGCCTTCTATACGCCTCTGGTCTGCGAAGGGGAGAAGTCCTGAACCTTAAGATAAAGGATATAGACAGTGACCGCATGATGATAAAGGTGACCCAGGGCAAAGGGAACAAGGACAGATATACGGTATTGAGCAAAAGTGTGCTCGGGGACCTGAGATCCTATTATTCCTATACCAAGCCGCTGCATTATTTGTTTGAAGGCCCCAATGGCAGGCCCTATAGCGGTTCCAGTATTTTACAAGTAGTGTACCAGGCTGCGTCCAGAGCAGGAATCCAAAGAAAAGTGACCCCACATATGCTAAGGCATAGTTTTGCCACCCACCTCTTGGAAAATGGCACTGACCTGCGTTATATTCAGTTGTTGTTGGGACACGGTTCTACCAAGACCACAGAAATATATACCTATGTAGCCACAAATTCTTTCAAAGATATCGAGGATTTACTACCTTAG
- the accD gene encoding acetyl-CoA carboxylase, carboxyltransferase subunit beta translates to MSSWFKRKEKGIQTATDQKKDTPKGLWYKSPTGKIVEADELAKNFYVSPEDDYHVRIGSKEYFQILFDDNTFKELDAKLTSKDPLKFEDTKKYVERLKAAQAKTGLQDAVRTAVGKSMGKDVVICCMDFAFIGGSMGSVVGEKIARGVDYSIKNKLPFVMISKSGGARMMEAALSLMQLAKTSAKLAQLAEAGLPYISLCTDPTTGGTTASYAMLGDINISEPGALIGFAGPRVVKEATGKELPEDFQTAEFLKEHGFLDFIVHRRDLKRKINQYIDLIQNNPIRKQA, encoded by the coding sequence ATGTCGTCTTGGTTTAAAAGAAAGGAAAAAGGAATACAGACTGCCACAGATCAGAAGAAGGACACCCCAAAAGGATTATGGTACAAATCTCCCACAGGTAAAATTGTAGAGGCAGATGAACTGGCCAAAAACTTTTATGTAAGTCCAGAAGATGATTATCACGTAAGGATCGGTAGCAAGGAATATTTTCAAATCTTGTTTGATGACAATACCTTCAAGGAATTGGACGCAAAATTGACATCCAAGGATCCTTTGAAGTTTGAGGATACCAAAAAGTATGTTGAAAGATTGAAAGCTGCACAGGCCAAAACAGGTCTGCAGGATGCCGTAAGAACGGCGGTAGGTAAATCTATGGGCAAGGATGTTGTGATCTGCTGTATGGATTTTGCCTTTATCGGTGGTTCCATGGGTAGTGTTGTGGGAGAAAAAATAGCAAGGGGAGTTGATTATTCCATCAAAAATAAATTACCCTTTGTCATGATCTCCAAGTCTGGTGGTGCCCGTATGATGGAAGCCGCCCTGTCTTTGATGCAATTGGCCAAAACATCGGCTAAACTAGCTCAATTGGCAGAAGCCGGACTACCTTATATTTCCTTATGTACAGATCCTACAACAGGAGGTACCACTGCATCCTATGCGATGTTGGGAGATATCAATATTTCAGAACCAGGTGCCTTAATTGGTTTTGCTGGCCCTAGAGTAGTAAAAGAAGCCACCGGAAAAGAATTGCCGGAAGATTTCCAAACTGCAGAATTTCTGAAGGAACACGGATTTTTAGATTTCATTGTACATAGAAGGGATCTCAAAAGAAAGATCAATCAGTACATAGATTTGATACAAAACAATCCCATTAGAAAACAAGCATAA
- a CDS encoding polyribonucleotide nucleotidyltransferase encodes MIPKVFKEVIDLGDGREISIETGKLAKQAHGSVVVQSGKCMLLCTVVSNYKQSDVDFLPLTVDYREKFAASGRYPGGFFKREARPSDGEVLTMRLVDRVLRPLFPKDYHAETQVMIQLMSHDDDVMPEAMAGLAASAAIQLSDFPFECAISEARVGRVNGEFIINPTRAQLKESDIDMMIGASADSVMMVEGEMKEISEEEMVEAIKFAHDHIKIQCAAQLRLAEAFGKKEVREYDTEREDEELAQKIHDMAYDKVYAVAKAGSAKHERSASFQEIKEEIKATFSEEEMADFGALVSKYYSKAEKAAIRDLTLNEGLRLDGRKTDEIRPIWCEVDYLPSTHGSAIFTRGETQALATVTLGTSREANKIDMPSYEGEETFYLHYNFPPFCTGEARPLRGTSRREVGHGNLAQRALKGMIPADCPYTVRVVSEVLESNGSSSMATVCAGTMALMDAGVQLTKPVSGIAMGLISGGDTGKYAVLSDILGDEDHLGDMDFKVTGTADGITACQMDIKVKGLSYEILVNALKQAQAGRIHILGKLTETIAAPNEDVKPHSPKMVTRTIPNEFIGALIGPGGKVIQELQKETGCTIVINEDPVTEEGIVEILGTNQDGIDAVLAKIDSLMFKPAVGSVYEVKVIKMLDFGAVVEYMDAPGNEVLLHVSELAWERTENVSDVVNMGDVFDVKYFGVDPRTRKDKVSRKALLPKPEGFKERPPREDRGNDRRGSDRRGSDRDRKPRRD; translated from the coding sequence ATGATTCCAAAAGTTTTTAAAGAGGTCATTGACCTTGGGGACGGTAGGGAAATTTCTATCGAAACCGGAAAATTGGCAAAACAGGCCCATGGTTCTGTTGTTGTCCAGTCAGGAAAATGTATGTTATTATGTACAGTTGTTTCCAACTACAAACAAAGCGATGTTGATTTTCTACCTTTAACCGTAGATTATCGTGAAAAATTCGCAGCTTCTGGTCGTTATCCAGGAGGTTTCTTCAAGAGAGAAGCAAGACCAAGTGATGGAGAGGTATTGACCATGAGGTTGGTTGACCGTGTTCTTCGTCCTTTGTTCCCAAAAGATTACCACGCTGAAACCCAGGTGATGATCCAATTAATGTCTCATGACGATGACGTTATGCCAGAAGCAATGGCCGGTTTGGCAGCTTCAGCGGCAATACAACTTTCAGATTTTCCTTTTGAATGTGCCATCTCTGAAGCAAGAGTAGGTCGTGTAAACGGAGAATTCATCATCAACCCTACAAGGGCACAGTTAAAAGAATCTGATATCGATATGATGATCGGAGCTTCTGCTGACTCTGTGATGATGGTAGAAGGTGAGATGAAAGAAATTAGTGAAGAAGAAATGGTGGAAGCCATTAAATTCGCTCATGACCACATCAAAATACAATGTGCTGCCCAATTGAGACTTGCCGAAGCATTTGGCAAGAAAGAAGTACGTGAGTACGATACCGAAAGGGAAGACGAAGAATTGGCTCAAAAAATTCATGATATGGCCTATGATAAGGTCTATGCAGTAGCAAAAGCCGGATCTGCCAAGCATGAACGTAGCGCTTCTTTTCAAGAGATCAAGGAAGAAATAAAAGCCACTTTTTCTGAAGAGGAAATGGCCGATTTTGGAGCTTTGGTTTCCAAATATTATTCAAAAGCAGAGAAAGCCGCTATCCGTGACCTTACCTTAAATGAAGGTCTTCGTTTGGACGGAAGAAAGACTGACGAGATCAGACCTATCTGGTGTGAGGTAGATTACCTACCTTCTACCCACGGTTCTGCCATCTTTACAAGAGGTGAGACCCAGGCTTTGGCCACGGTAACGCTTGGTACTTCTAGAGAAGCCAACAAAATAGATATGCCATCTTACGAAGGTGAGGAGACATTCTACCTACATTATAATTTCCCTCCTTTCTGTACCGGTGAGGCAAGACCTTTGCGTGGTACTTCAAGAAGAGAAGTAGGACATGGTAACTTGGCCCAACGCGCTTTAAAAGGAATGATCCCTGCGGATTGTCCTTATACCGTACGTGTTGTTTCCGAGGTATTGGAATCTAACGGTTCTTCTTCCATGGCAACGGTTTGTGCCGGAACTATGGCGTTAATGGATGCCGGGGTACAATTGACTAAACCAGTATCTGGTATTGCCATGGGATTGATTTCTGGTGGTGACACAGGTAAATATGCTGTTCTCTCCGATATCTTGGGTGATGAAGATCACTTGGGGGATATGGACTTTAAAGTAACCGGAACTGCAGACGGGATCACCGCTTGCCAGATGGATATTAAAGTAAAAGGATTGTCTTACGAAATTCTTGTAAATGCATTAAAGCAGGCACAAGCAGGTCGTATCCATATCCTTGGAAAGCTTACGGAAACTATTGCTGCACCAAACGAAGATGTGAAACCACATTCTCCAAAAATGGTAACGCGTACTATTCCTAATGAATTCATTGGTGCCTTGATCGGACCAGGTGGAAAAGTGATCCAAGAACTTCAAAAAGAAACAGGTTGTACCATTGTTATCAATGAAGATCCTGTTACCGAAGAAGGAATTGTTGAAATTTTGGGAACAAATCAGGATGGTATTGATGCTGTATTGGCAAAAATTGATTCCTTGATGTTCAAACCAGCTGTAGGTAGCGTTTACGAAGTAAAGGTTATTAAGATGCTCGATTTTGGTGCTGTTGTAGAATATATGGATGCCCCAGGGAACGAAGTATTGTTGCACGTATCAGAATTGGCTTGGGAACGCACAGAAAATGTATCCGATGTGGTAAACATGGGTGACGTATTTGATGTGAAATATTTTGGAGTGGATCCTAGGACCAGAAAAGATAAGGTTTCCCGTAAGGCATTATTGCCAAAACCAGAAGGTTTCAAAGAAAGACCACCACGTGAAGATCGTGGGAACGATAGAAGAGGAAGTGACCGACGTGGTAGCGATAGAGATCGCAAGCCAAGAAGGGACTAA